From Anopheles darlingi chromosome 2, idAnoDarlMG_H_01, whole genome shotgun sequence, the proteins below share one genomic window:
- the LOC125949694 gene encoding UBX domain-containing protein 7 — translation MAEDNVKSLSEITGLKEEQATNLLAAYNGNLEGAINAFFENPEGILNPEPAVVIDDDSSSSGPSGAAAGSGSAASAFLHDDDNVRAPIPRKTEILLPQIETNRARIGKRRAVITEVPFRNFELEGRIQEQMLLEGEGPSAKKITRLEALFMPPFEILFSGGFDLAQRHGRSLDRWLLVNLQDDLNFCCQMLNRDLWSDARLKEFMRRNLVFWQQSNKTNDGAKFKTFYKVRSEPYIAMIDPRTGEEVQNFSTADLTPARFLEALKEFLVEHKSPQGKEINVNIELSVAAGPSTSTNGPKLGFGGPKASSSTTSTSTSKQQSTGDAMQRKDSVKTNPWSAVDEDEDEFQEITDSDSDDCEEVIVPAAAASASKVSESLPIIDAVPAQISHPAATEPPPERTGNGTDYTDDAVTPTSAQCSSVAILSSDSESSLAPDQKTRIMLKMPGNVTERLFFRSSRTLQHAMAKLLQRYKRHFSDRATDTTDVRFFCQAIKADLASLDPQQTLLELKIHPNAVIHVTTDD, via the coding sequence ATGGCCGAGGATAACGTGAAATCGCTCAGTGAAATCACCGGCTTGAAGGAGGAACAAGCCACAAACTTGCTGGCGGCGTACAACGGTAATCTGGAGGGGGCCATAAATGCGTTCTTCGAAAACCCCGAGGGCATCTTGAATCCGGAGCCggccgtcgtcatcgatgaTGATAGCAGCAGTTCCGGACCGTCGGGAGCGGCTGCGGGATCCGGTTCTGCCGCTTCGGCTTtcctgcacgacgacgacaacgttcgTGCTCCGATACCGAGGAAGACGGAGATTTTGCTGCCACAGATAGAAACGAATCGGGCACGGATCGGCAAACGGAGGGCCGTCATAACGGAGGTTCCGTTTCGCAACTTTGAACTGGAAGGTCGGATTCAGGAGCAGATGCTGCTCGAGGGTGAAGGCCCGTCTGCTAAAAAGATTACGCGACTCGAGGCCCTGTTTATGCCTCCGTTCGAGATTCTCTTCTCCGGTGGATTCGATCTCGCACAACGTCACGGTCGCTCGTTGGATCGTTGGTTGCTGGTTAACTTGCAGGATGATCTGAACTTTTGCTGCCAGATGCTTAACCGCGATCTGTGGTCCGATGCGCGACTCAAAGAGTTTATGCGCCGGAATCTGGTCTTTTGGCAGCAATCGAACAAGACGAACGATGGAGCCAAGTTTAAGACATTCTACAAGGTCCGCTCGGAACCGTACATTGCCATGATTGACCCACGGACGGGCGAAGAGGTGCAAAACTTCTCGACCGCCGATCTCACGCCGGCCCGATTCTTGGAGGCCTTGAAAGAGTTTCTCGTGGAACACAAATCACCGCAAGGCAAAGAGATTAACGTTAATATCGAGCTCAGCGTGGCGGCCGGTCCTTCGACATCAACGAACGGGCCGAagctcggtttcggtggacCAAAAGCTtctagcagcaccaccagcacgagtACCAGTAAGCAACAGTCCACAGGGGACGCGATGCAGCGGAAAGATAGTGTAAAGACGAACCCGTGGTCAGCTgtcgatgaggatgaggacgaaTTTCAGGAAATCAcggacagtgacagtgatgaTTGTGAGGAAGTGatcgtaccagcagcagcagcatcagcatccaaaGTATCCGAATCGCTTCCCATCATTGATGCGGTACCGGCCCAAATATCACATCCCGCTGCCACCGAACCACCTCCAGAAAGGACCGGAAATGGTACGGATTATACCGACGACGCAGTAACTCCCACAAGCGCACAATGCTCATCGGTGGCCATCCTGAGTTCCGATTCAGAATCGAGTCTGGCGCCGGATCAAAAGACGCGTATTATGCTGAAAATGCCGGGCAACGTGACGGAGCGGCTGTTCTTCCGTAGCTCTCGAACACTGCAACACGCAATGGCGAAGCTGTTGCAAAGGTACAAGCGTCATTTCTCCGATCGCGCCACCGATACTACGGATGTGCGGTTCTTTTGTCAGGCGATCAAGGCTGACCTGGCGTCGCTGGATCCGCAGCAGACGCTGCTCGAACTCAAGATTCATCCGAACGCTGTAATTCACGTGACAACGGATGATTAG